One genomic window of Brienomyrus brachyistius isolate T26 chromosome 16, BBRACH_0.4, whole genome shotgun sequence includes the following:
- the LOC125710080 gene encoding ETS translocation variant 5-like yields the protein MDGFYDQQVPYMIPPNKSHVEESCMRTFSDRKRKFVDAELAQDTEELFQDLSRLQEIWIAEAQVPDDEQFVPDFPSDNLMLHGPPPTKIKRELSPSKEPPACSRAQHLSRYGETCLYSYSAYDRKPTVGFKPLTPPTTPISPCGSTHTQAPQPQHPDRAIRPLQTPAAVPPATAHTPRTLPLHGQSPPFVVPCPPVSHSDAPYSTEHRFHRQLSEPCLPFSPSGGQSHPRFLPHAHNGLPHDGRPPYHRQMSEPLVPMAPRGFQHAKQGAQDLPAAFPSPTIKQEPRDFGFDSEVPNCQSQFRRPANFYQNTPDGFAFDRDSQLYYDDACVVPERLDGKVKQEPTVYREGPPYHRRGSLQLWQFLVTLLDDPANGHFIAWTGRGMEFKLIEPEEVARRWGIQKNRPAMNYDKLSRSLRYYYEKGIMQKVAGERYVYKFVCDPEALFSMAFPDNQKPSLKADPDGLPGAEEDTLPLTHYDESASYQSDGAEQCVARVPFPDSYVY from the exons atggatggattttatgACCAGCAGGTTCCTTATATGATTCCCCCCAAT AAATCTCACGTGGAAGAGTCATGTATGAGAACATTCAGTGACAGGAAGCGAAAGTTTGTGGACGCCGAACTTGCCCAAGACACGGAAG AACTCTTTCAGGACCTGAGTCGACTGCAGGAAATCTGGATTGCAGAAG CTCAGGTGCCGGATGACGAGCAGTTCGTCCCCGACTTCCCCTCTGATAACC TGATGCTCCATGGCCCTCCGCCAACTAAGATCAAGCGGGAGCTCAGTCCCTCCAAAGAGCCGCCGGCCTGCAGTCGGGCGCAGCACCTCAGCCGTTACGGAGAGACGTGCCTTTACAGCTACAG TGCCTACGACAGAAAACCCACAGTTGGGTTCAAGCCATTAACTCCCCCCACCACACCCATCTCGCCATGCGGCTCCACTCACACCCAGGCTCCGCAGCCCCAGCACCCGGACCGAGCGATCAGGCCCCTGCAGACGCCAGCTGCAGTTCCCCCCGCCACCGCCCACACCCCGAGGACACTGCCCCTCCATGGACAGAGCCCCCCTTTCGTGGTGCCCTGCCCACCCGTCAGTCACTCTGATGCCCCCTACAGCACTGAGCACAG GTTTCACCGGCAGCTCTCAGAACCGTGCCTGCCCTTCTCGCCCTCCGGGGGGCAGAGCCATCCCCGTTTTCTGCCCCATGCGCACAATGGCCTGCCCCACGACGGACGGCCCCCGTACCACCGGCAGATGTCGGAGCCCCTCGTGCCCATGGCCCCACGGGGATTCCAGCATGCCAAGCAGGGTGCCCAGGACCTGCCAGCTGCTTTCCCCTCACCCACCATTAAGCAGGAGCCCCGGGATTTCGGCTTTGACTCCG AAGTGCCTAATTGTCAGTCCCAGTTTAGGAGACCCGCAAACTTCTACCAAAACACCCCAGACG gttTCGCTTTCGACAGAGACTCACAGCTGTACTATGACGATGCCTGTGTGGTTCCTGAGAGATTGGACG ggaaggtgaagcaggagccgACAGTGTATCGCGAGGGGCCCCCCTACCATCGGCGAGGCTCCCTGCAGCTCTGGCAGTTCCTGGTCACCCTGCTGGACGACCCTGCCAACGGCCACTTCATCGCCTGGACGGGCCGTGGCATGGAGTTCAAGCTGATTGAGCCTGAGGAG GTTGCCAGACGCTGGGGCATTCAGAAGAACAGGCCAGCCATGAACTATGACAAGCTGAGCCGTTCGCTGCGGTATTACTACGAGAAGGGCATAATGCAGAAG GTTGCTGGTGAGAGGTACGTCTACAAGTTTGTGTGTGACCCCGAGGCCCTGTTCTCCATGGCCTTCCCTGACAACCAGAAGCCGAGCTTGAAGGCTGATCCGGACGGCCTGCCCGGAGCAGAGGAGGACACCCTGCCCCTGACACACTATGATGAGAGCGCCTCCTACCAGTCTGATGGAGCAGAGCAGTGTGTCGCAAGAGTTCCGTTCCCCGACAGCTATGTGTACTGA